Proteins encoded by one window of Deinococcus aerophilus:
- a CDS encoding alpha/beta hydrolase, with protein sequence MARLRVLLPTLPPHTPAGDLFLTGQHRAWSSDPAGWTFRRCGAGAELNVEFPEGTLLGLKVRVRTAHGQVIEEGNAWGGRAPAHTGAVTGDMTLTLDLAGWQDRRQGRDQPPRSAAPREELTLAAPWGEQTVRLWWPAAHPTAALPRVILHDGQNVFDEAASFAGQSWDAAGAAQVLAGEGHPCLIVALSVNEERSRRYVPFPFELNGFQPGADEYLDWIMGTLQPALSARFGNVDAAHTALAGSSFGGLVTLYGGLRDPQGYGTLGVFSPAVWPADFELLRWLQGRTAPDTRVWVDMGDHEADTVTGAAEVVRRTQDLAARLRPAVRNLQFTVGAGHWHDEAAWAARLPGFLRWWLTGLDR encoded by the coding sequence ATGGCCCGCCTGCGCGTCCTGCTGCCCACCCTGCCGCCCCACACGCCAGCGGGCGACCTGTTCCTGACCGGGCAGCACCGCGCCTGGAGCAGCGATCCGGCCGGCTGGACCTTTCGCCGCTGCGGCGCGGGAGCCGAGCTGAACGTGGAGTTCCCGGAGGGCACGCTGCTGGGCCTCAAGGTGCGGGTGCGGACGGCGCACGGACAGGTCATCGAGGAAGGCAATGCTTGGGGCGGGCGTGCGCCCGCGCACACGGGGGCGGTGACCGGGGATATGACCCTGACCCTGGACCTCGCGGGCTGGCAGGACAGGCGGCAGGGAAGGGACCAGCCCCCGCGCTCGGCCGCGCCGCGCGAGGAACTGACCCTGGCTGCGCCATGGGGTGAGCAGACCGTGCGGCTGTGGTGGCCCGCCGCCCATCCCACAGCGGCATTGCCCCGCGTGATCCTGCACGACGGCCAGAACGTCTTCGATGAGGCCGCCAGTTTTGCCGGACAGAGCTGGGACGCTGCCGGGGCCGCACAGGTGCTGGCCGGTGAGGGACACCCGTGCCTGATCGTCGCCCTGAGCGTGAACGAGGAGCGCAGCCGCCGCTACGTTCCGTTTCCCTTTGAACTGAACGGCTTTCAACCGGGCGCAGACGAGTATCTGGACTGGATCATGGGGACCCTTCAGCCCGCACTCTCGGCACGCTTTGGAAACGTGGACGCCGCGCACACGGCACTGGCCGGGTCCTCGTTCGGGGGGCTGGTCACGCTGTACGGGGGCCTGCGTGATCCGCAGGGGTACGGCACGCTGGGGGTGTTCAGTCCGGCGGTGTGGCCCGCCGACTTCGAACTGCTGCGCTGGTTGCAGGGGCGGACCGCGCCCGACACCCGCGTGTGGGTGGACATGGGCGACCATGAAGCGGACACCGTGACGGGCGCAGCGGAGGTCGTGCGGCGCACCCAGGACCTCGCCGCCCGCCTGCGCCCCGCCGTTCGCAATCTGCAGTTCACGGTCGGCGCGGGCCACTGGCACGACGAGGCGGCGTGGGCCGCCCGTCTGCCCGGGTTCCTGCGCTGGTGGTTGACCGGACTGGACCGCTGA
- a CDS encoding acyl-CoA dehydrogenase family protein, with amino-acid sequence MDFNLPDDLREVQATIRDFMLDRVEPRAHEIEDTNSVPPELLKEAANLGLFGLSIPEEYGGVGLGMLGRCAVYEALGQGHMGFGGVISAHASIGTSGLVKLGTEEQKQRFLPRMASGECVAGFAITEPSSGSDAANIRTRAEKKGDAYVLNGTKHYISNAPIAGLLTVIAITDPARGSKGMSAFLVEPQNTPGVRVGKIDEKMGQKGALSAEVIFEDAEIPAANLLGPEHMGYREALGILTAGRVGIAARSTGAMQRLLDLSVAHAKTREQFGQPIGEFQAVQFMLAEMEIAVQTSRVLWQKVAWMVDEGQDVRRMASVAKYHATEALSQVADKAVQVAGGMGYMKDSPVERYYRDQRLLRIYEGTSEIQKLIIARDLLA; translated from the coding sequence ATGGATTTCAATCTGCCCGACGACCTGCGCGAGGTGCAGGCGACCATCCGCGACTTCATGCTCGACCGCGTAGAACCCCGCGCACACGAGATCGAGGACACCAACAGCGTGCCGCCGGAACTGCTGAAGGAGGCGGCGAACCTGGGGCTGTTCGGCCTGAGCATTCCCGAGGAGTACGGCGGCGTGGGGCTGGGCATGCTGGGACGCTGCGCCGTGTACGAGGCGCTGGGGCAGGGCCACATGGGCTTCGGCGGCGTGATCAGCGCGCACGCCTCCATCGGCACGTCGGGACTGGTCAAGCTGGGCACCGAGGAGCAAAAGCAGCGCTTCCTGCCGCGCATGGCCTCGGGCGAGTGCGTGGCGGGCTTCGCGATCACCGAACCGAGCAGCGGCTCGGACGCCGCGAACATCCGCACCCGCGCCGAGAAGAAGGGCGACGCGTATGTCCTGAACGGCACCAAGCACTACATCTCCAACGCCCCCATTGCCGGACTCCTCACCGTGATCGCCATCACCGATCCCGCGCGGGGCAGCAAGGGCATGAGCGCCTTTCTGGTCGAGCCGCAGAACACTCCCGGCGTGCGGGTGGGCAAGATTGACGAGAAGATGGGTCAGAAGGGAGCCCTGAGCGCCGAGGTGATCTTCGAGGACGCCGAGATCCCGGCCGCCAACCTGCTTGGCCCCGAGCACATGGGATACCGCGAGGCGCTGGGCATCCTGACCGCCGGACGGGTGGGCATTGCCGCGCGGTCCACCGGGGCCATGCAGCGTCTGCTGGACCTCTCGGTGGCCCACGCCAAGACCCGCGAACAGTTCGGGCAGCCCATCGGCGAGTTCCAGGCGGTGCAGTTCATGCTCGCCGAGATGGAGATTGCCGTTCAGACCAGCCGGGTGCTGTGGCAGAAGGTCGCGTGGATGGTGGACGAGGGGCAGGACGTGCGGCGCATGGCGAGCGTGGCCAAGTACCACGCCACCGAGGCGCTGTCGCAGGTGGCGGACAAGGCCGTGCAGGTGGCCGGCGGCATGGGCTACATGAAGGACAGCCCGGTCGAGCGCTACTACCGCGACCAGCGCCTGCTGCGCATCTACGAGGGCACCAGCGAGATCCAGAAGCTGATCATCGCCCGCGACCTGCTCGCCTGA
- the rpmI gene encoding 50S ribosomal protein L35: MPKMKTLKSATRRIKITGTGKVMAFKSGKRHQNTGKSGDEIRGKGKGFVLAQSEWARMKKMLPYKGGK, from the coding sequence ATGCCCAAGATGAAGACACTGAAGAGTGCCACGCGCCGGATCAAGATCACCGGCACCGGCAAGGTTATGGCGTTCAAGAGTGGCAAGCGCCACCAGAACACCGGCAAGAGCGGCGATGAGATCCGCGGCAAGGGCAAGGGCTTCGTGCTCGCCCAGAGCGAGTGGGCGCGCATGAAGAAGATGCTGCCCTATAAGGGAGGCAAATAA
- the rplT gene encoding 50S ribosomal protein L20 has protein sequence MARVKTGIVRRRRHKKVLKRAKGFWGSRSRQYRNAFQTLLNAATYEYRDRRNKKRDFRRLWIQRINAGARLHGMNYSTFIGGLKLAGIDLNRKVLADIAAREPEAFKALVDAAQGAHNNKAA, from the coding sequence ATGGCCCGCGTCAAGACCGGCATCGTCCGCCGCCGCCGTCACAAGAAGGTCCTGAAGCGCGCCAAGGGCTTCTGGGGCAGCCGCAGCCGCCAGTACCGCAACGCCTTCCAGACGCTGCTGAACGCCGCGACCTACGAGTACCGCGACCGCCGCAACAAGAAGCGTGACTTCCGCCGCCTGTGGATTCAGCGCATCAACGCGGGCGCGCGCCTGCACGGCATGAACTACAGCACCTTCATCGGTGGCCTGAAGCTCGCCGGTATCGACCTGAACCGCAAGGTTCTGGCCGACATCGCCGCCCGTGAACCCGAGGCCTTCAAGGCCCTGGTGGACGCGGCTCAGGGCGCCCACAACAACAAGGCTGCCTGA